A single genomic interval of Pan paniscus chromosome 18, NHGRI_mPanPan1-v2.0_pri, whole genome shotgun sequence harbors:
- the DUXB gene encoding double homeobox protein B isoform X2 yields the protein MNLEGTSGEYLPKEARQKQTFITWTQKNRLVQAFERNPFPDIATRKKLAEQTGLQESRIQMWFQKQRSLYLKKSRMEPVNLLVDDPNERPDATVGWHPINLFLPTDSSHYFFCSNSSSGHKTLPPVLPSTQAPWDPFGFHVSQGPNVMIMQPTQAVQEGENSDQPLIIPNHLLTLPILTKDLDTLTPFWLHYQEEHQNHKEHTGSGVPQVKSHSQPEPEHSEQQPLNLGQFDKSNILQRWDEICQALLAEWDPLKGTH from the exons AATACTTACCTAAAGAAGCCCGACAAAAACAGACATTCATCACATGGACTCAAAAAAACAGACTAGTGCAAGCCTTTGAGAGGAACCCATTCCCTGATATTGCTACCAGAAAAAAACTGGCTGAACAAACAGGCCTGCAGGAATCAAGAATTCAA ATGTGGTTTCAGAAACAAAGATCTCTGTACCTCAAGAAGAGCAGAATGGAGCCCGTGAATTTATTGGTAGACGACCCAAATGAGAGACCAGATGCAACTGTTGGGTGGCATCCAATCAACCTGTTCCTCCCCACAGACagctctcattattttttttGCTCAAATTCTTCCAGCGGGCACAAAACTCTTCCACCTGTTCTTCCTTCAACCCAGGCTCCTTGGGATCCCTTCGGGTTCCATGTGAGCCAAGGACCAAATGTCATGATCATGCAGCCCacacaggctgtgcaggaaggaGAGAACTCTGATCAGCCTCTGATAATTCCGAATCACCTCCTGACACTGCCAATTCTGACAAAGGACTTAGATACTCTGACTCCCTTCTGGCTCCACTACCAAGAAGAACACCAAAATCACAAAGAACACACTGGCTCGGGAGTACCACAGGTCAAGAGCCATTCTCAGCCTGAACCTGAGCACAGCGAGCAACAACCTCTAAATCTGGGTCAGTTTGACAAATCGAACATTTTGCAAAGGTGGGACGAGATCTGCCAGGCTCTGCTTGCTGAATGGGACCCTCTCAAAGGGACACACTGA